The following proteins come from a genomic window of Ursus arctos isolate Adak ecotype North America unplaced genomic scaffold, UrsArc2.0 scaffold_12, whole genome shotgun sequence:
- the ZNF691 gene encoding zinc finger protein 691 encodes MGSEKEQSPEQHLPEEGEWGKPWRADDSEGFQIPDGEKEHGQESPKEGPQEIHPKKPWQKVTVPAGEPGGPVAHPRPETDEKPFICAQCGKTFNNTSNLRTHQRIHTGEKPYKCSECGKSFSRSSNRIRHERIHLEEKHYKCPKCQESFRRRSDLTTHQQDHLGKRPYRCDICGKSFSQSATLAVHRRTHLEPAPYICCECGKSFSNSSSFGVHHRTHTGERPYECAECGRTFSDISNFGAHQRTHRGEKPYWCTLCGKHFSRSSNLIRHQKTHMGEQAGKDSS; translated from the coding sequence ATGGGCAGTGAGAAGGAGCAGAGTCCAGAGCAGCACCTGCCCGAGGAAGGGGAATGGGGGAAGCCCTGGAGAGCGGATGACTCAGAGGGTTTTCAGATCCCAGATGGGGAGAAAGAGCACGGGCAAGAGAGCCCAAAAGAGGGTCCGCAAGAGATCCATCCCAAAAAGCCATGGCAGAAAGTCACTGTCCCCGCTGGAGAGCCCGGGGGCCCCGTGGCTCACCCGAGGCCCGAGACCGACGAGAAGCCCTTcatctgtgcccagtgtgggaaAACCTTCAATAACACCTCCAACCTGAGAACACACCAGCGCATCCACACCGGCGAGAAGCCTTACAAGTGCTCGGAATGCGGCAAGAGCTTCTCGAGAAGCTCCAACCGCATCCGGCACGAGCGGATCCACCTGGAAGAGAAGCACTACAAATGTCCCAAGTGTCAGGAGAGCTTTCGGCGGCGCTCGGACCTCACCACGCACCAGCAAGACCACCTGGGCAAGCGGCCGTACCGCTGTGACATCTGTGGCAAGAGCTTCAGCCAGAGCGCCACGCTGGCCGTGCACCGCCGGACCCACCTGGAGCCCGCGCCCTACATCTGCTGTGAGTGCGGGAAGAGCTTCAGCAACAGCTCCAGCTTCGGTGTGCACCACCGCACGCACACAGGCGAGAGGCCCTACGAGTGCGCCGAGTGCGGGCGGACCTTCAGCGACATCTCCAACTTTGGAGCACACCAGAGGACCCACAGAGGGGAGAAGCCCTACTGGTGCACTCTGTGCGGGAAACACTTCTCCCGGAGCTCAAACCTCATCCGCCACCAGAAAACGCACATGGGAGAGCAGGCTGGGAAAGACTCCAGCTGA
- the ERMAP gene encoding erythroid membrane-associated protein: MASSSGFWLSGGLAALVFLRLPAPLSGRSGDADDYHLAPLGGTAQLLCPLALWPVTVPTVVTWLRSPRPDGSQVVHVFRDGRDREEGVMPQYKGRTALLRDPREGSVSLEIRRVRLEDRGPYRCEVQIGNVTRQGTVTLQVAAPSPGRISSSAVALAVVLPVLGVLIIVGIFLIWKQRRSKEKLLYEQVMEVENLLSDHAKEKGRLHKALKKLRSELKLKRAAANSGWRRARLHFVAVTLDPDTAHPKLILSEDRRCVKLGDRRQPVPDGPQRFDFVVSVLGAEYFTAGCHYWEVDVGNKTKWALGVCSESVSRKGKVTATPANGHWLVRQSSEKEYEALTSPQTTLRLKEPPRCVGIFLDYEAGIISFYNVTSRTHIFTFTHTFSGPLRPFFEPCLHDGGKNTAPLIICSELQKSEPSPGREPEEKGHANGDVAMNVDPSLFPPQASELFPPGDMILPWPSDLAPALQGLKVPSF, encoded by the exons ATGGCAAGTTCCTCTGGCTTCTGGCTCTCCGGCGGCCTCGCGGCACTCGTGTTCCTCCGGCTGCCCGCGCCCTTGTCAGGTAGGAGT GGGGACGCCGACGACTACCACCTGGCCCCGCTAGGAGGCACAGCCCAGCTGCTCTGCCCGCTCGCCCTGTGGCCGGTCACTGTGCCCACCGTGGTGACCTGGCTGCGGTCCCCACGCCCGGACGGCTCCCAGGTCGTGCACGTGTTCCGGGACGGGAGAGACCGCGAGGAAGGCGTGATGCCGCAATACAAGGGGCGGACGGCGCTGCTGAGGGACCCCCGAGAGGGGAGCGTGTCCCTGGAGATCCGCCGCGTCCGGCTGGAGGACCGAGGGCCGTACCGATGCGAGGTCCAGATCGGAAACGTGACTCGACAGGGCACCGTGACCCTGCAGGTGGCAG CCCCGTCTCCAGGGAGGATCTCCTCCTCCGCAGTGGCTCTGGCTGTGGTCCTGCCTGTCCTGGGGGTTCTCATCATCGTGGgcattttcctcatctggaagCAAAGAAGATCAAAAG aGAAGCTTCTCTATGAGCAGGTGATGGAGGTAG AAAATCTTCTCTCAGACCACgcaaaagaaaaag gaAGACTCCATAAAGCCCTCA AGAAGCTCCGGAGTGAACTGA agtTGAAAAGAGCTGCAGCGAACTCAG GCTGGAGGAGGGCGAGGCTGCACTTCG TGGCAGTGACCCTGGACCCGGACACAGCACATCCCAAACTCATCCTGTCTGAGGACCGGAGATGTGTGAAGCTTGGAGACAGAAGGCAGCCTGTGCCCGATGGCCCCCAGAGATTTGACTTCGTCGTCAGCGTCCTGGGCGCTGAGTACTTCACGGCGGGCTGTCACTACTGGGAGGTGGACGTGGGAAACAAGACCAAATGGGCCCTGGGGGTGTGTAGTGAGTCTgtgagcaggaaggggaaggTCACCGCCACGCCCGCCAACGGACACTGGCTTGTCCGCCAGAGTAGCGAGAAGGAGTACGAAGCTCTCACATCCCCGCAGACCACCCTGCGCCTCAAGGAGCCCCCGCGGTGCGTGGGGATTTTCCTGGACTATGAAGCAGGCATCATTTCCTTCTACAATGTGACCAGCAGAACCCACATCTTTACTTTCACCCATACTTTCTCTGGCCCCCTTCGCCCTTTCTTTGAGCCTTGCCTTCATGATGGAGGGAAAAATACAGCGCCTCTAATCATCTGCTCGGAACTCCAGAAATCAGAGCCGTCACCTGGCCGGGAGCCAGAAGAAAAAGGCCACGCAAACGGAGACGTGGCCATGAATGTGGACCCTTCTTTATTCCCACCTCAGGCATCAGAGCTTTTTCCACCCGGGGATATGATCCTGCCCTGGCCCTCTGACCTTGCCCCAGCCCTTCAGGGGCTCAAGGTTCCTTCTTTTTAG